In Maylandia zebra isolate NMK-2024a linkage group LG12, Mzebra_GT3a, whole genome shotgun sequence, a single genomic region encodes these proteins:
- the tmem119a gene encoding uncharacterized protein tmem119a isoform X2: MKSHLVFQVSCVTLLSLCCSVCHATPLFYNISMDGSGDEAELELLFPVSFSTRAPVHVTAATGGPTLTNTITTTMIRLKDYVLTRVVDFLQENMLIIIVVTSLLIVMVFIICCASAMSHKRKLEAYKPLPHPPRKYTADKAGGRRDSSDLQEKPYAVDHVKRVQTQSMSSPKNLRMPSKALVGERGRDVRSSPRQEVRKVRDTEAVEKRREEPKHKEKVKHREEVQQSSSPSTSSSSSSSQPVCTCHLKKGHH; the protein is encoded by the coding sequence ATGAAGTCTCACTTGGTGTTTCAGGTCTCCTGTGTGACCCTGCTCTCGCTGTGCTGCTCTGTGTGTCACGCCACACCTCTGTTCTACAACATATCCATGGACGGCAGCGGAGATGAAGCCGAGCTGGAGCTCCTTTTCCCGGTGTCTTTCTCCACCCGCGCGCCTGTTCACGTTACCGCCGCTACCGGGGGTCCCACTCTCACCAACACCATAACCACCACCATGATCCGTCTGAAGGACTACGTCCTGACCCGAGTAGTGGACTTCCTGCAGGAGAACATGCTCATCATCATCGTGGTGACCTCTCTTCTCATCGTCATGGTCTTCATCATCTGCTGTGCCTCTGCAATGAGTCACAAGCGCAAGCTGGAGGCATATAAGCCCCTACCTCATCCACCCAGGAAGTATACGGCCGATAAAGCCGGAGGACGCAGGGATTCAAGTGACCTGCAGGAGAAACCGTACGCCGTCGATCACGTCAAGAGGGTCCAGACTCAGAGCATGTCCTCCCCGAAGAACCTGCGGATGCCCTCCAAGGCGCtggtgggagagagagggagagacgtCCGGTCATCACCTCGACAGGAGGTCAGAAAGGTCAGAGATACAGAGGCAGTGGAAAAGCGGAGAGAGGaaccaaaacacaaagagaagGTGAAGCACAGGGAGGAGGTTCAGCAGAGCTCCAGTCCCAGCACCAGCTCCAGCTCTAGCTCCAGTCAGCCAGTCTGCACCTGCCATCTGAAAAAAGGCCACCACTAG
- the tmem119a gene encoding uncharacterized protein tmem119a isoform X1 gives MLWCRCGVLLALCICPLACLAVSPCPTGCCCPGFLVLCESLGLRSLPRLVPLSTSALSVARNQLCNVDHQLWPFSGLQELSLSHNLLARFPRGLPPSLESLQLQENRITYITSGVLRQLGNLTHLDLEDNRIRAIQPGALQGLHKLQVLMLKGNRLTSLPMSLPPSLTHLDLSENCISALDLPSLSALVNLQVLKINSNCLRSVPESAFDSLPRLRSVDLTNNLWVCECDILYLYRWLLSGRLKMATDIVCTEPDHLAHRLLLNLSVVAICPRVLKPNDRTHERDLSSAQARMLTAQPAEKISKLTTNGLLSEALNSNQDSSKMRVLHYSLETLTYEECLSLNNSQSVSPFHLKTTTSLPEEEQRCRDNITARYPQSNVTLAEGTQFLLSTHRDALVPTLVPQLFTQQASAAIVSLLVVLCVLVALVMLAVLLVLKKVLVRQQRVAPADSGSAG, from the coding sequence ATGCTTTGGTGCAGATGTGGTGTCCTGCTGGCTCTCTGCATCTGTCCTCTAGCCTGCCTtgcagtgtctccctgtcctacTGGGTGCTGCTGTCCAGGATTTCTGGTTCTGTGTGAGTCACTAGGCCTGAGGTCACTCCCTCGCTTGGTTCCTCTCAGTACCTCGGCTCTATCTGTGGCCAGAAACCAGCTCTGTAATGTGGACCACCAGCTCTGGCCCTTCTCTGGCCTCCAGGAGCTCAGCCTCAGTCACAATCTGCTAGCCCGCTTCCCTCGTGGCCTGCCTCCCAGCCTGGAGTCCCTGCAGCTGCAAGAAAACCGCATTACTTACATCACCTCAGGTGTCCTGAGGCAGCTGGGAAACCTCACTCACCTGGACTTAGAGGACAACCGTATTCGTGCCATCCAGCCCGGGGCACTTCAGGGTCTCCATAAGCTGCAGGTCCTGATGCTGAAGGGGAACAGGCTTACCAGTCTCCCCATGAGTCTTCCACCATCACTGACCCACTTAGATCTTTCAGAAAACTGCATCTCTGCCTTGGACCTGCCCTCACTGTCTGCCCTGGTCAACCTGCAGGTCCTGAAGATCAACAGCAACTGCCTGCGGTCAGTCCCAGAGAGCGCCTTTGACAGCCTGCCACGTCTCAGATCTGTGGACCTCACCAACAACCTGTGGGTGTGCGAGTGTGACATTCTGTATCTGTACCGCTGGCTGCTGAGCGGTAGGCTTAAGATGGCCACAGACATTGTGTGCACAGAGCCTGATCATCTCGCCCACCGTCTGCTTCTGAATCTCTCTGTCGTGGCCATCTGTCCTCGTGTCCTGAAGCCAAATGACAGGACACACGAACGTGACCTCAGCTCTGCACAGGCGAGGATGCTAACAGCGCAGCCAGCAGAGAAAATATCAAAACTAACCACTAATGGACTGCTTTCTGAAGCTCTAAACAGTAATCAAGACTCTTCCAAGATGCGTGTCTTGCACTACTCTTTAGAGACTCTTACCTATGAGGAGTGTTTATCCCTAAAtaacagtcagtcagtcagcccCTTCCATTTAAAGACTACTACTTCTCTCCCTGAGGAGGAACAGAGGTGCAGAGACAACATTACAGCTCGATACCCTCAGAGTAACGTAACCCTTGCTGAGGGGACACAGTTCTTGCTTTCCACACATAGAGATGCACTCGTGCCCACTCTCGTCCCACAGCTGTTCACTCAGCAGGCCTCTGCAGCGATAGTGTCTCTGCTCGTTGTGCTGTGTGTGTTAGTGGCTCTCGTAATGCTGGCAGTGCTGCTCGTGCTGAAAAAGGTGCTTGTGCGTCAGCAGAGGGTGGCTCCTGCTGATTCAGGATCAGCAGGatga
- the iscua gene encoding iron-sulfur cluster assembly enzyme ISCU, which translates to MANVCLRSSSSLLLFFSRRIFKPELSAVCLYHKKVVDHYENPRNVGSLDKNSKNVGTGLVGAPACGDVMKLQIQVDENGKIVDAKFKTFGCGSAIASSSLATEWVKGKSVDDALKIKNTDIAKELCLPPVKLHCSMLAEDAIKAALSDYRLKQQDKEEHVKASN; encoded by the exons ATGGCGAACGTCTGCCTACGAAGCTCCTCGTCCTTGCTGCTGTTTTTCAGCAGGAGGATTTTCAAACCGGAGCTGAGCGCTGTCTGCTTGTACCACAAAAAG GTTGTGGACCACTATGAAAACCCGAGAAACGTGGGCTCCCTGGACAAAAACTCCAAAAATGTGGGGACTGGATTGGTGGGTGCACCGGCATGCGGTGATGTTATGAAACTTCAG ATCCAAGTGGATGAAAATGGAAAGATCGTCGATGCAAAGTTCAAAACATTTGGCTGCGGATCGGCCATTGCTTCCAGTTCTCTAGCAACAGAGTGGGTGAAGGGGAAGTCG GTTGACGATGCTCTGAAGATCAAGAACACAGACATTGCCAAAGAACTCTGCCTTCCTCCAGTCAAGCTTCACTGCTCAA TGCTTGCAGAAGATGCCATAAAAGCAGCACTGTCAGACTACCGGCTAAAGCAACAGGACAAGGAGGAACATGTTAAAGCCAGcaattaa
- the sart3 gene encoding spliceosome associated factor 3, U4/U6 recycling protein, translating into MAASSNAEQTQLQDMEEEDAGMEEREMESDEEEEEGMGVENSDEDEEDDSSEDEKENEAEIQRLEEQLSINAFDYNCHVDLIKLLKQEGELFRLRKARQKMSELFPLTEEIWLDWLKDEIRLTEEEPNREKVYELFERAVKDYICPDIWLEYAQYSIGGMGSPGGIDRVRSIFERAVTAVGLHMTKGQMVWEAYREFENAILSTVQPPPGRIPSREEQEMLKTQLERIHTLFRRQLAIPLMDMEGTYAEYEEWSEHGVPETVVHQYKKAVQQMGKCKPFEEALMVAETPKLAEYQAYIDFELKEGDPARIQITFERALSENCLVPDMWAKYTTYLDRQLKFKDLVLSTHERAVRNCPWTMGLWKSYLLALERHGADHQTVSDVFEKALNAGFIQATDYVEIWQAYLDYLRRRVDFSKESSKELEELRAAFSRSLDYMKHDVEERFGESGDPSCIIMQIWARIEALHCKNMQKARELWDSIMTKGNAKYANMWLEYYNLERSYGDSIHCRKALHRAVQCTSDYPEHVCEVLLSFERVEGSLEDWDFAVQKTETRLNRINEQRAKAAEKEANLARQEDERAEQRRKAKVEKKAQKKVQKGTRAGEKRKAEQDDYQDEWNEDAGPKRHRGNADQPTDEYMETETGLFGKATPPGYKPAPPATKKAPQGAAAAAPSAHRQNEDNPELRNDNSSVFVSNLAYTLEEPEAKLRTLFETCGPIKQIRPIFTGKGSFRGYGYIQFESPVSVPEALKLDRRDVEGRPVFVSPCVDKNKNPDFKVFKYNTMMEKHKIFISGLPFSCTKEQLAEISKNHGTVKEVRLVTYRSGKPKGLAYVEFADETQASQAVLKMDGIEVEGNKISVAISNPPRRNTIDKPGSSRPTGDAMPRQVYGARGKGRTQLSMLPRSLHRQSVPAGKVENGSAADGEPASAAGNAAGEPKQLSNSDFAKMLLNM; encoded by the exons ATGGCAGCGTCAAGCAACGCAGAGCAAACGCAGTTGCAAGATATGGAGGAGGAAGATGCAGGGATGGAGGAGAGGGAGATGGAATCGgacgaagaagaggaggaaggcaTGGGAGTGGAAAATTCAGACGAAGACGAGGAGGACGATTCGTCGGAGGACgagaaagaaaatgaagccGAGATCCAGCGACTTGAGGAGCAG CTGTCCATCAACGCTTTCGACTACAACTGCCATGTGGATCTTATCAAGCTGCTAAAGCAAGAAGGGGAACTTTTCCGCCTGCGAAAGGCGAGGCAGAAGATGAGTGAGCTTTTCCCTCTCACTGAAG AGATCTGGCTGGATTGGCTCAAGGATGAAATCCGTCTGACTGAGGAGGAGCCAAACCGAGAGAAAGTATATGAGCTGTTTGAGAGAGCTGTTAAAGACTATATCT GCCCCGATATCTGGCTTGAGTACGCACAGTACTCGATCGGCGGTATGGGCTCACCAGGCGGAATCGACAGGGTGAGATCCATCTTTGAGAGGGCGGTGACAGCAGTGGGGCTTCACATGACCAAGGGACAGATGGTGTGGGAGGCGTACAGAGAGTTTGAGAACGCCATCCTGTCCACAGTACAG CCTCCCCCTGGCAGGATTCCCAGCCGTGAGGAACAAGAGATGCTGAAGACCCAGCTCGAGCGAATCCATACACTGTTTCGCCGACAGTTGGCCATCCCCTTAATGG ACATGGAAGGCACCTACGCAGAATATGAGGAGTGGTCCGAACAtggcgtccctgagacggttgtGCATCAGTACAAGAAAGCTGTGCAGCAGATGGGGAAGTGCAAACCGTTTGAGGAGGCACTG ATGGTAGCAGAAACTCCCAAGTTAGCAGAATATCAGGCCTACATCGACTTTGAACTAAAGGAGGGCGACCCAGCACGGATCCAGATAACCTTTGAGCGTGCTCTGTCAGAGAACTGCCTGGTGCCAGACATGTGGGCCAAATACACCACATACCTC GATCGTCAGCTGAAGTTCAAAGACTTGGTTCTCTCCACTCATGAACGTGCAGTCAGGAACTGCCCCTGGACCATGGGACTGTGGAAGAGCTACCTGCTTGCTCTGGAGAGGCACGGAGCCGACCATCAGACCGTGTCAG ACGTCTTTGAGAAGGCACTAAATGCAGGCTTCATTCAGGCTACCGATTACGTGGAAATTTGGCAGGCGTACCTCGACTACTTGAGGAGACGCGTGGATTTCAGTAAAG agtCCAGCAAAGAGTTAGAGGAGTTACGAGCAGCCTTCTCTCGATCTCTGGACTACATGAAACACGATGTCGAAGAGC GGTTTGGTGAAAGTGGCGATCCTTCTTGTATCATCATGCAGATCTGGGCACGGATAGAG GCACTTCACTGCAAGAACATGCAGAAGGCCAGAGAACTGTGGGACAGCATCATGACAAAAGGAAACGCCAAGTATGCCAACATGTGGCTCGAGTACTACAACCTGGAAAG gTCATACGGGGACTCGATTCACTGTCGAAAAGCTCTCCACAGAGCAGTTCAGTGCACCTCAGACTACCCGGAGCATGTATGTGAAGTCCTGCTCAGCTTTGAGAGAGTGGAAG GTTCTCTGGAGGACTGGGACTTCGCCGTGCAGAAGACAGAGACCCGGCTGAACAGGATTAATGAACAGCGAGCGAAG GCAGCTGAGAAAGAAGCCAACCTGGCTCGGCAAGAGGACGAGAGAGCTGAGCAGCGGCGGAAAGCCAAGGTAGAAAAGAAGGCTCAGAAGAAGGTCCAGAAGGGAACGCGAGCTGGGGAGAAGAGGAAAGCAGAACAGGACGATTATCAAGATGAATGGAATGAGGACGCAG GTCCTAAAAGGCACCGAGGAAACGCTGACCAACCCACAGATGAGTACATGGAGACAGAGACTGGACTCTTTGGAAAGGCCACGCCCCCTGGATATAAGCCTGCTCCGCCTGCTACTAAAAAAGCCCCacaaggagcagcagcagcagctccgtCTGCCCACAGGCAGAACGAAGACAACCCGGAGCTTCGAAATGACAACAGCAGCGTGTTCGTCAGCAATCTGGCGTACACCCTGGAGGAGCCAGAGGCGAAACTCAGGACGCTGTTTGAGACCTGTGGTCCAATCAAGCAGATTCGCCCCATCTTTACTGGTAAAGGAAGCTTCAGAGGCTACGGTTATATACAGTTTGAATCCCCAGTGTCAGTCCCTGAAGCCCTGAAGCTGGACCGACGGGACGTGGAGGGCAggcctgtgtttgtgtcaccCTGTgtcgacaaaaacaaaaatcctgaCTTTAAG GTGTTTAAATACAACACGATGATGGAGAAACACAAAATTTTCATCTCTGGACTGCCGTTCTCGTGCACTAAGGAGCAGCTGGCGGAAATCAGCAAAAATCACGGCACCGTCAAAGAAGTTCGTTTGGTCACGTATCGCTCAGGAAAACCCAAG GGTCTGGCATATGTTGAGTTCGCAGATGAAACCCAGGCCTCTCAGGCAGTGCTGAAAATGGACGGCATAGAAGTGGAGGGCAACAAAATCTCTGTTGCTATAAGCAACCCTCCTCGCAGAAACACGATAGATAAGCCTGGGTCGAGCAGGCCCACGGGAGACGCCATGCCTCGCCAGGTGTACGGAGC gAGAGGGAAAGGACGCACCCAGCTCTCCATGCTCCCTCGTTCCCTCCACCGACAATCCGTGCCCGCCGGGAAAGTGGAGAACGGGAGCGCTGCGGATGGAGAGCCAGCCAGCGCAGCAGGAAATGCAGCCGGAGAGCCGAAGCAGTTGTCAAATTCAGACTTTGCCAAGATGCTCCTCAACATGTGA
- the ficd gene encoding protein adenylyltransferase FICD, with the protein MAAVKVWSYYSARVLGGWGPLLCIALGSLVALLMPMVGVEDQCCASLRGIALLRCQLWGSPQQHPAVQSTSLTVPFTALDLLPQRPKPTKEMELEAKAALQLAQEMKKLGKREKAHKLLVHALSMNPDFVDALTELGTILEEEKDVVQADHLYTKALAISPCNERALVSRDRTLPLVEEIDQRYFSIIDSKVRQLMSIPKGNSAFRRVMEETYYHHIYHTVAIEGSTLTLSEIRHIIETRYAVPGKSLQEQNEAIGVDAAMKYINTTLLSRSGAITVNDILEIHRRVLGYVDPVEGGRLRTNQVFVGHHIPPHPRDLQRHMQELVQWLNSDEALQLHPVEYAALAHYKLVYIHPFVDGNGRTSRLLMNLVLMQARYPPITIRKEQRAEYYAALDTANEGDVRPFIRFIAKCTEITLDTLLISTTEHAVGLPGAGQDQTCFDCKQTIPFHN; encoded by the exons ATGGCTGCTGTGAAGGTGTGGAGTTACTACAGCGCCCGTGTCCTAGGAGGATGGGGCCCGCTGCTTTGCATCGCCCTCGGCTCACTCGTGGCGCTCCTGATGCCCATGGTTGGGGTGGAGGATCAGTGCTGTGCCTCCCTGAGAGGCATCGCTCTGCTCCGCTGCCAGCTGTGGGGAAGTCCACAGCAGCATCCAGCTGTGCAGTCCACCAGCCTCACCGTCCCCTTCACTGCTCTTGATCTGCTGCCTCAGAGGCCCAAGCCGACCAAAG AGATGGAGCTGGAGGCCAAAGCTGCACTGCAGTTGGCTCAGGAGATGAAGAAACTTGGGAAGAGGGAGAAGGCTCACAAGCTGCTGGTGCATGCACTTAGCATGAACCCAGACTTCGTGGATGCCCTGACGGAGCTGGGGACCATTttagaggaggagaaggatgtCGTCCAGGCAGATCACCTGTACACCAAGGCCCTGGCCATCTCACCGTGCAACGAGAGAGCTCTGGTTAGCCGAGACCGGACCCTTCCCCTGGTGGAAGAGATCGATCAGCGTTACTTCAGCATCATCGACAGTAAAGTGCGCCAGCTTATGTCCATTCCTAAAGGGAACTCTGCATTCCGCCGAGTGATGGAGGAGACCTACTACCACCACATCTACCACACCGTGGCGATCGAAGGCAGCACGCTCACGCTGTCAGAGATCCGTCATATCATTGAGACGCGTTACGCCGTCCCCGGAAAGAGCCTGCAGGAGCAGAACGAGGCGATCGGGGTGGATGCGGCCATGAAGTACATCAACACGACGCTGTTGTCCAGATCAGGAGCCATCACCGTCAACGACATCCTGGAGATCCACCGGCGGGTGCTCGGCTACGTAGACCCCGTGGAAGGAGGGAGGCTGCGCACCAATCAGGTGTTTGTGGGCCACCACATCCCTCCTCACCCTCGGGACCTGCAGAGACACAtgcaggagctcgttcagtggcTCAACTCCGACGAGGCGCTGCAGCTTCACCCCGTGGAATATGCTGCACTCGCCCACTATAAACTGGTGTACATACACCCATTTGTTGACGGCAACGGACGTACGTCGCGGCTGCTCATGAACCTCGTGCTCATGCAAGCGAGATACCCACCAATTACTATCCGCAAGGAACAACGGGCTGAATACTACGCCGCTCTGGACACAGCCAACGAGGGTGATGTGCGGCCCTTCATCCGCTTCATAGccaaatgtacagaaataacTTTGGACACGTTGTTGATTTCTACTACGGAGCACGCCGTGGGGCTGCCGGGAGCAGGCCAGGACCAGACCTGTTTCGACTGCAAGCAGACCATCCCATTCCACAACTGA